A single genomic interval of Myxococcales bacterium harbors:
- the bamA gene encoding outer membrane protein assembly factor BamA codes for MSIWGRINRGRISLACIAVLAALLFSTAVFALEPVVKEVDVIGNRRTPDETIKEMLMMRREGRLDMDLVDADIKRIYKLGQFQDVHAETTPAEGGVKLTYVVVEKPLISKISFDGNKKLKTDDLLNEVRQRTYAVFDEKSVAISMENIRAAYAKKGYYLADIDYHTTSVGEDEAELIFDIKENQGVAVRRIMFIGNKVFSDDELRDAVKTRQKGAFSFLTGSGKYSEEMLRNDLLFLTYFYLNHGYLKVKVEPPRTTISKDKRYIFVTFQVHEGEQYRIGDVSIEGDILTTKEELTSILKTKKGNIYSQQTLDQDIMNLTDRYGDEGYAYANIIPQTVPNDEDLTADLYVSISKGNRIKIEQINIYGNTNTRDKVIRREMMIKENDRYSERLVRRSKENLMRLGFFEEVNFATPRGSKDDTMILNVTVKERSTRSFNVGAGFSSVEKFIFNASVRLDNFKGFGMSTAVSAELSKIRQLFMLSVSDPYFLDTNWLAGFSVYRTAYYYTDFKREATGGDINFGHRFFDNFSANLGYQIEHVSVGSFSYAVPQRFREDSSGLTSGLNFTISRDTTNNRLAPTKGMYNALMQEVSGAKLGGNNDFYRVNFRTMLYEPVWKGIIFRQFFRMGYVKSLNDNPVPLYERFFTGGPNSLRGFYPNSVGPSLRIPSSVSGPVENFVYGGDKLMLFVTELEFPVVDKAGIRAVAFFDAGNAYAEEQNYSFRNIRMDYGFGIRWNSPMGPLRFEWGIPIQRRSGEDSVVFNFTIGNFF; via the coding sequence ATGAGCATTTGGGGGAGAATAAATAGAGGGAGGATATCCCTCGCCTGCATCGCTGTGTTGGCTGCGCTCTTGTTTTCGACGGCAGTTTTTGCGCTGGAGCCGGTGGTAAAAGAGGTCGATGTTATCGGGAACAGAAGAACTCCTGACGAGACCATCAAGGAGATGCTCATGATGAGGCGTGAAGGACGCCTCGACATGGACCTCGTCGATGCCGATATAAAACGCATCTACAAACTCGGCCAGTTCCAAGATGTCCATGCCGAGACCACCCCGGCCGAGGGTGGCGTCAAGCTCACCTACGTGGTTGTTGAAAAACCTCTCATCTCCAAGATTTCATTCGACGGGAACAAGAAGCTTAAAACCGACGATCTGCTAAACGAGGTCAGACAGCGCACCTATGCGGTTTTCGATGAGAAGAGCGTGGCGATCTCCATGGAGAACATAAGGGCCGCCTATGCCAAGAAGGGATATTATCTTGCCGATATCGATTATCATACAACCTCTGTCGGCGAGGACGAGGCTGAGCTCATATTCGACATAAAAGAAAATCAGGGTGTCGCCGTGCGCAGAATCATGTTTATCGGAAATAAGGTTTTTTCCGATGACGAACTTCGCGACGCCGTAAAGACGAGGCAGAAGGGGGCATTCTCCTTTCTTACCGGTTCAGGGAAATATAGCGAAGAGATGTTACGCAACGATCTTCTCTTCTTGACTTATTTTTATCTCAATCACGGATACCTCAAGGTGAAGGTCGAACCGCCGAGAACCACCATATCCAAGGACAAGCGCTACATATTTGTTACCTTTCAAGTTCATGAAGGGGAGCAGTACAGGATCGGCGATGTCAGCATAGAAGGAGATATACTGACGACCAAGGAAGAGCTCACCTCGATACTGAAGACGAAAAAGGGGAACATATATTCGCAGCAGACCCTCGACCAGGATATCATGAACCTCACCGACAGATACGGCGATGAGGGATATGCGTATGCAAATATAATTCCACAGACTGTTCCGAATGATGAGGACCTGACCGCCGACCTTTACGTCAGCATAAGCAAGGGGAACAGGATAAAGATCGAACAGATCAACATCTATGGAAATACCAACACCCGCGACAAGGTGATACGCCGTGAGATGATGATCAAGGAAAACGACAGGTATAGCGAGCGGCTCGTGAGACGAAGCAAAGAAAATCTCATGAGGCTGGGCTTTTTCGAAGAGGTCAACTTTGCAACCCCCAGGGGTAGCAAGGATGACACTATGATCCTCAATGTGACCGTTAAGGAAAGATCGACGAGGAGTTTCAACGTAGGGGCGGGGTTTTCATCGGTCGAGAAATTCATATTCAACGCCTCGGTGAGGCTGGACAACTTCAAGGGCTTTGGAATGTCCACCGCTGTTTCCGCGGAACTTTCGAAGATAAGACAGCTCTTCATGCTCTCAGTATCGGATCCTTATTTCCTCGATACCAACTGGCTCGCAGGTTTTTCCGTCTATAGAACGGCCTACTATTATACCGATTTCAAAAGAGAGGCGACCGGCGGCGACATCAATTTTGGCCACAGATTTTTCGATAATTTTTCTGCAAACCTTGGATATCAGATCGAGCATGTGAGCGTTGGATCCTTCAGCTACGCGGTGCCACAGAGGTTTCGCGAAGATTCCAGCGGGCTCACGTCGGGGCTCAACTTTACGATAAGCCGCGATACGACTAACAACCGCCTCGCTCCTACCAAGGGAATGTACAATGCGCTCATGCAGGAGGTCTCTGGTGCGAAGCTTGGCGGCAATAACGATTTTTATAGGGTCAACTTCAGGACGATGCTCTACGAGCCGGTCTGGAAGGGGATCATCTTCAGGCAGTTTTTCCGAATGGGCTATGTGAAGAGCCTGAACGACAATCCCGTTCCGCTGTATGAAAGATTTTTCACAGGCGGTCCCAACTCCCTCAGGGGATTTTATCCCAACTCAGTAGGCCCGTCGCTCAGGATACCTTCATCCGTTTCCGGCCCAGTTGAAAACTTCGTTTACGGAGGAGACAAGCTGATGCTCTTCGTGACGGAGTTGGAATTCCCTGTGGTCGACAAGGCTGGAATAAGGGCAGTCGCGTTTTTCGATGCAGGGAATGCCTACGCTGAGGAACAGAATTATTCCTTCCGCAATATCAGGATGGATTACGGATTTGGAATACGCTGGAACTCTCCTATGGGGCCGCTGCGCTTTGAATGGGGGATTCCGATACAGCGCCGTTCCGGGGAGGACAGCGTCGTTTTCAACTTCACCATCGGTAATTTCTTCTAA
- a CDS encoding ABC transporter ATP-binding protein produces the protein MDKTRIVEAKGVSKIYTGAASPLKVLSGLSLSVEAGERVGIYGASGSGKSTLLHILGGIDLPTSGEIYVAGRSISSISQDELSDFRNRTIGFVFQFYHLLPEFTAVENVMLPALISGLPFEEARNRSISSLSAVGLAERADHRPGMLSGGEQQRVAIARASVMRPKVIFADEPTGNLDRESGRVVWHYLMELNRSEGISLILVTHNRELVKSLSKAYELRDGALCAYSDGDLR, from the coding sequence ATGGATAAGACGAGAATAGTAGAAGCCAAAGGAGTAAGCAAGATCTACACCGGGGCGGCCTCGCCGCTCAAGGTGCTGTCCGGGCTTTCCCTCTCAGTCGAGGCGGGAGAACGCGTCGGTATTTACGGTGCATCCGGCTCTGGAAAATCGACGCTTCTCCACATACTCGGCGGAATCGACCTCCCCACCTCCGGTGAAATTTATGTTGCAGGAAGGTCGATCAGCTCGATTTCACAGGACGAGCTGTCAGATTTCAGAAATAGGACCATAGGATTTGTGTTTCAATTCTATCACCTGCTTCCGGAGTTTACGGCGGTGGAAAACGTTATGCTTCCGGCCCTCATATCCGGCCTTCCATTTGAAGAGGCTAGAAATCGCTCGATTTCCTCCCTTTCGGCGGTGGGGCTGGCGGAAAGAGCGGATCACAGGCCCGGGATGCTTTCTGGCGGAGAGCAACAGAGGGTGGCGATAGCAAGAGCCTCAGTCATGCGACCTAAGGTCATATTTGCAGATGAACCGACGGGCAACCTGGACAGGGAAAGCGGCAGGGTGGTCTGGCACTATCTGATGGAGCTCAATCGCTCAGAGGGGATCTCTCTCATCCTGGTCACCCATAACAGGGAGCTTGTAAAATCACTTTCAAAAGCATATGAGCTGCGGGACGGCGCCCTTTGCGCGTACTCCGATGGAGACTTGAGATGA